In the Pocillopora verrucosa isolate sample1 chromosome 4, ASM3666991v2, whole genome shotgun sequence genome, CTGGAGTTCAGGAAATTTAGTTCACACAAGTTATTTTCTGACTCCGCCTCTTTCGTATTGTGGGCAAGCGAGGCGGGAAAGTTTGCTAACTCGACAAGCAGGAGGCTAAAGGTACAATTTAGATTTGTGGTTTCCTTAAATTTCGCTTTCGATCTTGAGTGTGTACGTTGCGTAGCCTTCTGCGCTTTTACGCATATTCAGTATTTTGACTGAGTTCGAATAAAGGAGCGGGAAGAATTTCAAATCTGCCACTGACGGGTCACTCTGCATACGAATGAATTCGAAACAGATCTATTTGCGAAAGTTGTTCTTGCGAAGCGCATTATTTGCTTTAAAGCCATTGTGGAATACTTCTGCTTTTCTGTTCTCCAGGTTGTTTGGCACAAAGTGCGCCAAGTGCTCCCGGTCGGTGACCAAAAATGATTTCGTGATGAGGGCCAAGAATCAAATCTATCACATAGACTGTTTTCGCTGCATCGCCTGCAGTAGACAGCTAGTACCAGGAGACGAATTTGCTCTGCGGGAGGATGGGTTATTTTGTAAAGAAGACAACGAAATTGTGGAGAAAGCTACGGCAACAGCTCAAGCGGCTCATGCTCGCGGAGGACAAAGATCTTCGTCTCAATCATCAGGTAAGTCGGTCTGTCTCTTCTCTCCGTGTTGCTTCTTCGATGCGGTAGGTCTTGTCAGAGTATATATCACAACCTAATCAAATTGGGGTTGATAACGCTATTAGTAACAACGATTGACTCTGCATGTATCCAAGGTAGCTTCTAAATTACCCAAAATCATTTTGGCCGAAAGAACCAGGCGTATGGCGTCGTGTTGTGTGTGTTTTTAGGTTTCGGGCGCTTCATGTGAGGCCCTCTGTGGATAAGCAACTTGCAAATTGGATTTCGGTGATCTTCCCAGAGAGTATTACAACTCAAAGCCTTTAGTCATAAAAGAATATTATAACACGTTCAGTCATCGCTAGTGGCTTAATTCCAAATTGAATGTTTGTTGGCAATATCCTCGGTTCTCAATTATAGAGTTCAACACGTATAAGTACTTGTGACATTCATTTCCGATTATAGAGTTTCGTGATGGCAAATTGAGTGAGCCATCTATGCATTTTTTAAACATCAGCGCACTGTTAAGACTAGGCAGTTTAGGATGTAGTTTTAAACTCAAAAATTAACGTCAAGCCGTGATAATTCAGCTAGAACTGTCGATGTGTATGTTACCTCCTCCGAAGTAAAAACATTTCCGCAGGAAAATACAAAATCTTAAGTGAAGGATGTTTGTACGAGACAGTCAGTATAATTGCGAGTGAGAAGTGGTGGCTCACGAATTTTACCACTATTCATTTATAGACTTGAAAGCCCCATATTGTCACTGCTAAGTATTCCCCTTGAACCCCCGTTTCGACCCTCGAAATATTAGGTTCGACCTCGAACGGACCACAAGCTTACGCTTACCGTAATAAATAACTTTATAGCGCACTCAAACGGCCAACCGGATGGCTCACCGACGCGACGTGGGAAATCAGAAAAAACGACGAGGGTTCGCACCGTGTTGAACGAAAAGCAGTTGCACACTTTACGGACGTGCTACGCGGCGAATCCGCGACCCGATGCGATGATGAAGGAACAGTTAGTGGAGATGACAGGGCTGAGTCCTCGAGTGATACGAGTGTGGTTTCAGAATAAACGCTGTAAGGACAAGAAGAAATCTATGATGCTTAACAAAACTTCCTCGCATCACCAACATCAGGGACCAGGTTCAGACGACGGGCAGGTaatgtcttcaatttttaagtttCCTTTCAGCCGTTTGTAATGAGCGTACGAGCGAGTCTTGTCATTGTATTCGAGCGTTAACACTTAGTTCTGTCAGCGCAAAGACGGAAACAAAAATACTATTTACGCACAGGTGGTTAATCGAGCTTGGCAAGCAAACGTAAGGCATTTTCTcctgtttttttgttatcactAAAAAGCGCTTTGCGCCTTGATTTCGGATCTTTTTCATTCTTCGCCGATCGAGGATGTTTCTTGTTAACATAATTGGAAGAATTAGGTTGAAGGtgttaattttaaattgttagCATTCACAGCTGGCTCGACGGCTCCGCGTTATTTTAGAGCATAGCCTGACAAGAATTTCCCCGACTTCCTCGTTAAACTAGTGACCAGCCATGGAAATTGTTTGCTTATTTCGCGGTGATCTCGATTAAGGAGCAGAGCGACGTTCGAAGGCGATTTCTAAATGAGTCAACCTTTTGAATATGAATATACAAGAAGTGTGTGGCCTATTATAAAATCATTCTTGCTCGCTGACGGACTTCGTTAGCGAGGTTTGCATCTGATGACGTTGTGTTATTATCACATGTACACAGTGACAACTAAAACTGTTGCTCGAAACTCTAAGATTTGAGACTTCAATGATTATCGCCTTTACCGCATACTCGTAGTTTGCTAAAAGGCCACTCGCAGATTCTAGCTAAAAATGCAATTACCATTACTCTCGGTTGGAGCTCTACTGTATACGTTTTGTAAAGGCAAACATAGCAAGGCCGAAGTCATAATAATTGGCCCGAATTTTATAACTCTGTTTTGTGATCAAATTGTATCTTTATACGCTCTATATACAGAGTCCGACGGGTAGCTCTCCGAATGCAATTTCCCGCTCCCTACCGCCATCAGCTATTTCGGGTGTTCAGACGTATTCTACGAATTTAACTCCACCTTCGCTAAGACCGCCAGCTGACGTCTCACTGAGCGATCTACCCGGATATCAGCCTTGGAAGGCTCTCAATGAATTCGCTTTACACAACGATATGGATCAAGGTCCGTTTCAACAACTGGTAAGCGTACTTGGCATGTCTAGCTAAGCTAAGTTAAGCATGCATGTATCATCTAACTTTAAACTTTATTTGTGTCAAGGTGTcctttgtgtttttttacaGTTTCCACTCTCGTTCCACCCGCGTGCAAGTATAACATCTTGAACAGTTTAAATGGTCCAATTATACGGCTTGCAAAGCGCTATCTATTAACGCAAGCAAGCGTTTAACTCATCTCAAACGGAAACCCTTGTGTTCAAAATATATCCAAAGGAGAGATTTTGTACCCCTAGGGGACCATTAATTCATCCATCCAAGCGTGCATACATTGAGGCGagcttgtgtttttttgtgtatgaCAAGATAATTGCACTCCTTCTGAATAGAAGGCTCGCCTATTTTGCATAACTCTATTCATCGTCTTCGATCAAAGCAACTAGGATACTGAATTGCCAATTCACTTTTTCAGAATCTCCCTCGGTCCGTTCGTAGTCggtaaaataattctttttgtaGCAAGGTGCTCACTAGTGTCAACTCTTCCAAGAGGACTTTCACCTATACCTAACGGCATTGTTAAAATCTATTGCAAGAAGAAAATTCGTTTTGGTCGGGGCTTTACTGAAAGTGACGGAACCTgacgttgttttttttttatttctacttaAGTTTGTTTTTGGGTTTGTGATCTTTGTTACTGGACGTCGGTTTCTTTCGTGTGGTGTGAAGATGCAGTTATGGCAAAGTGAAATTTGCGAGCATTGTATGGCATTGTGATTTGTACTAATTGCCTCACACCTTTTACAACAAAGCCTTCTCGGAAGAAATGGAAACTTAGCCTTGTGTACTTTTCTCACtgcttaaagaagaaaaactgcAGGCAATTATCATTGGCGCTTAAACTCCACCAGCGCCGGTGGTCCAGCAAATTATTGGCAGCTATTCTTTACGAAGGTATCGCAAAATTTCCCAATTGTAAGACTGAATTTGTACCGTAATGAACAAGACACCGGTAGGGCATTGTTGTTTTCGAACACTCTCCAAATATACGAAGCTAATGAATCCAGTTCGCAGTTTCGTGAACTCATGAAGACCCTAAATCAAGTGTAACTTGAGCAGTTATTCATCTTACGGTATTTCTTCTCAATTCTTGTTCATTCTCAACATTCCACGTTCTGAAAACACCACAATATTGGATTAGAGGCAGAAGAAAGCGGGATTT is a window encoding:
- the LOC131785269 gene encoding insulin gene enhancer protein ISL-1 isoform X2; amino-acid sequence: MKGQFALDMETINTKEKRRISMCVGCGSQIQDQYILRVAPDLEWHAGCLKCADCHTYLDETCTCFVRDGKTYCKRDYVRLFGTKCAKCSRSVTKNDFVMRAKNQIYHIDCFRCIACSRQLVPGDEFALREDGLFCKEDNEIVEKATATAQAAHARGGQRSSSQSSAHSNGQPDGSPTRRGKSEKTTRVRTVLNEKQLHTLRTCYAANPRPDAMMKEQLVEMTGLSPRVIRVWFQNKRCKDKKKSMMLNKTSSHHQHQGPGSDDGQSPTGSSPNAISRSLPPSAISGVQTYSTNLTPPSLRPPADVSLSDLPGYQPWKALNEFALHNDMDQGPFQQLVQFSEQAPHLVSRTHEGIGAN
- the LOC131785269 gene encoding insulin gene enhancer protein ISL-1 isoform X1: MFDNGEWFFKSRSCTRKTKEKRRISMCVGCGSQIQDQYILRVAPDLEWHAGCLKCADCHTYLDETCTCFVRDGKTYCKRDYVRLFGTKCAKCSRSVTKNDFVMRAKNQIYHIDCFRCIACSRQLVPGDEFALREDGLFCKEDNEIVEKATATAQAAHARGGQRSSSQSSAHSNGQPDGSPTRRGKSEKTTRVRTVLNEKQLHTLRTCYAANPRPDAMMKEQLVEMTGLSPRVIRVWFQNKRCKDKKKSMMLNKTSSHHQHQGPGSDDGQSPTGSSPNAISRSLPPSAISGVQTYSTNLTPPSLRPPADVSLSDLPGYQPWKALNEFALHNDMDQGPFQQLVQFSEQAPHLVSRTHEGIGAN
- the LOC131785269 gene encoding insulin gene enhancer protein ISL-1 isoform X3; this translates as MSDQELQQKRRISMCVGCGSQIQDQYILRVAPDLEWHAGCLKCADCHTYLDETCTCFVRDGKTYCKRDYVRLFGTKCAKCSRSVTKNDFVMRAKNQIYHIDCFRCIACSRQLVPGDEFALREDGLFCKEDNEIVEKATATAQAAHARGGQRSSSQSSAHSNGQPDGSPTRRGKSEKTTRVRTVLNEKQLHTLRTCYAANPRPDAMMKEQLVEMTGLSPRVIRVWFQNKRCKDKKKSMMLNKTSSHHQHQGPGSDDGQSPTGSSPNAISRSLPPSAISGVQTYSTNLTPPSLRPPADVSLSDLPGYQPWKALNEFALHNDMDQGPFQQLVQFSEQAPHLVSRTHEGIGAN